The following coding sequences are from one Triticum aestivum cultivar Chinese Spring chromosome 5A, IWGSC CS RefSeq v2.1, whole genome shotgun sequence window:
- the LOC123104682 gene encoding aquaporin NIP1-3: MAGGEHGANGLQPQEQDHTGALEEGRGGANQPAGCEDSEQALSSTANQPMISVQFVQKVLAEIMGTYLLIFAGCAAVAVNQRTAGTVTFPGVCITWGLAVMVMVYSVGHISGAHLNPAVTLAFATCGRFPWIQVPAYAAAQVTGSTAASLTLRLLFGSEPEHFFGTVPSGSDVQSLVLEFIITFYLMFVISGVATDNRAIGELAGLAVGATVLLNVLFAGPISGASMNPARTIGPAMVAGRYTGIWVYIVGPVSGAVAGAWAYNLIRFTNKPLREITRTGSFLRSARMS; the protein is encoded by the exons ATGGCAGGAGGAGAGCATGGAGCCAATGGCCTGCAACCGCAAGAGCAAGACCACACTGGAGCTCTGGAGGAAGGAAGAGGAGGAGCGAATCAACCAGCAGGGTGCGAGGATTCAGAGCAAGCTCTCAGCAGCACGGCCAATCAGCCCATGATCTCCGTCCAATTCGTGCAGAAG GTCCTCGCCGAGATCATGGGGACCTACCTCCTCATCTTCGCCGGCTGCGCGGCGGTGGCCGTGAACCAGAGGACGGCCGGCACGGTGACGTTCCCGGGCGTCTGCATCACCTGGGGCCTGGCCGTCATGGTCATGGTCTACTCCGTCGGCCACATCTCCGGGGCGCACCTCAACCCCGCCGTCACGCTCGCCTTCGCCACCTGCGGCCGCTTCCCCTGGATTCAGGTCCCGGCCTACGCGGCGGCGCAGGTGACCGGGTCCACGGCGGCGAGCCTCACGCTGCGGCTGCTGTTCGGGAGCGAGCCGGAGCACTTCTTCGGGACCGTGCCGTCCGGGTCGGACGTCCAGTCGCTGGTGCTGGAGTTCATCATCACCTTCTACCTCATGTTCGTCATCTCCGGAGTCGCCACCGACAACAGAGCC ATTGGTGAGCTCGCCGGTCTGGCCGTTGGAGCTACTGTGCTACTAAACGTGCTCTTTGCCGG GCCCATATCAGGAGCATCCATGAACCCTGCAAGAACCATCGGTCCGGCGATGGTCGCTGGCCGCTACACCGGCATCTGGGTGTATATCGTCGGTCCTGTTAGTGGCGCGGTTGCTGGTGCATGGGCTTACAACCTCATCCGGTTTACCAACAAGCCACTACGAGAGATCACCAGGACTGGGTCCTTCTTGCGAAGTGCAAGGATGAGCTAG